The following are encoded in a window of Panicum virgatum strain AP13 chromosome 5N, P.virgatum_v5, whole genome shotgun sequence genomic DNA:
- the LOC120674209 gene encoding cystatin-1-like: MRKHRIAGLVAALLALALSLSLSSLRTAQEEPPMADSGPLAGGVTDVPQNENDIHLQELARFAVDEHNKKANALLGFEKLVKAKTQVVAGTMYYLTVEVKDGEAKKLYEAKVWEKPWENFKELQEFKPVEESASA, translated from the exons ATGCGCAAACACCGGATCGCCGGACTCGTGGCTGCCctgctcgccctcgccctctccctctccctctcgtcCCTCCGCACCGCGCAAGAGGAGCCGCCCATGGCGGACAGCGGGCCTCTGGCGGGCGGCGTCACGGACGTGCCGCAGAACGAAAACGACATCCACCTACAGGAGCTCGCCCGCTTCGCCGTCGACGAGCACAACAAGAAGGCC AATGCTCTCCTGGGGTTCGAGAAGCTTGTGAAGGCGAAGACGCAAGTGGTTGCTGGAACCATGTACTATCTCACTGTTGAGGTGAAGGATGGGGAAGCCAAGAAGCTCTATGAAGCTAAGGTCTGGGAGAAGCCATGGGAGAACTTCAAGGAGCTGCAGGAATTCAAGCCTGTTGAAGAGAGTGCTAGCGCTTAA